A DNA window from Flavisolibacter ginsenosidimutans contains the following coding sequences:
- a CDS encoding ferritin family protein, with translation MPFDQYHEPPEELSQEVRTFARMIASLTEEAEAIGWYEQRIAVEKDKQAKAIMENAQQEEFKHFGMDLEFLLRKKEKWRTILKAILFKEGDIVKLGEKGEEKAD, from the coding sequence ATGCCTTTTGACCAGTACCACGAACCGCCAGAAGAACTCTCACAGGAGGTCCGCACGTTTGCCCGCATGATTGCTTCGCTTACCGAAGAAGCCGAAGCCATTGGCTGGTACGAGCAGCGCATTGCGGTAGAAAAAGACAAGCAGGCCAAAGCCATTATGGAGAACGCACAGCAGGAAGAATTCAAGCATTTCGGAATGGACCTTGAATTTCTTTTGCGCAAAAAAGAAAAGTGGCGCACTATTTTAAAAGCGATTCTTTTCAAAGAAGGTGATATTGTAAAGTTGGGTGAGAAAGGAGAAGAGAAAGCGGATTAA
- a CDS encoding chloride channel protein codes for MPKEPFKLRLQRRFTFATDLLIPSRLRANAQQAIPFWIASLFVGLIAVGYTKLFGLAEDILHHLLAWHGWLIFLVTPFCFLLAWLVVVKLSPNAKGSGIPQVMAAIDLATPKHEDKIGRLLSLRIAAVKILSSFVMVLGGGAIGREGPTIQIAGSVFYIVHKWIPKTWARLSDQSFVLTGAAAGLAAAFNTPLGGIVFAVEELAKIHVRHFRTALFSAVIIAGLTAQGFLGPYLYLGYPEVTGLRFSIFLGVIATAIAAGLLGSLMCKAILVVMRWKRNFGTAKTVLFLLLSGLAVAAAAYFVHPAVLGSGKVLMNQLLFTSDKAAGWDTALLRVAGPIICFNTGAAGGVFAPSLAAGASIGGWLSSLFDVTGSNANLLILCGMVGFLTGVTRTPFTSAILVLEMTDRHSVIFHLMVAALVSNVAALLIDKHSLYERLKKGYVEDALKEETEPVAN; via the coding sequence ATGCCGAAAGAACCGTTTAAACTTCGCCTTCAGCGACGATTCACCTTTGCAACGGACCTGCTCATCCCTAGCCGCTTGCGGGCAAACGCACAGCAGGCCATTCCGTTTTGGATTGCCTCGTTATTTGTGGGCCTGATAGCCGTTGGTTATACAAAACTTTTTGGCTTGGCCGAAGACATTCTCCATCATTTACTCGCCTGGCACGGCTGGCTCATTTTTCTTGTAACGCCATTTTGTTTTTTACTGGCCTGGCTGGTGGTAGTAAAACTTTCGCCCAACGCAAAAGGCAGTGGCATACCGCAGGTGATGGCCGCCATTGATTTGGCTACACCCAAACACGAAGACAAGATTGGCCGCCTGTTAAGCCTGCGCATTGCAGCCGTAAAAATCCTCTCCAGTTTCGTGATGGTCTTAGGCGGTGGCGCCATTGGCCGCGAAGGGCCAACGATACAGATTGCGGGCTCGGTGTTTTACATCGTTCACAAATGGATACCCAAAACCTGGGCACGGCTTTCCGATCAAAGCTTTGTTTTAACCGGCGCTGCGGCGGGTCTGGCGGCTGCGTTCAATACTCCGCTCGGCGGAATTGTGTTTGCCGTGGAGGAGCTCGCAAAAATTCACGTGCGCCATTTTCGCACGGCGCTTTTTTCAGCGGTCATCATTGCGGGCTTAACGGCACAAGGCTTCCTCGGCCCTTATCTCTACCTTGGTTATCCCGAAGTAACGGGATTGCGGTTTTCCATTTTTTTAGGCGTGATTGCAACGGCCATCGCTGCCGGTCTTTTGGGCAGTTTAATGTGCAAAGCCATTTTGGTGGTCATGCGTTGGAAGAGGAATTTCGGTACCGCAAAAACCGTTTTGTTTTTGCTCCTTTCCGGGCTTGCCGTAGCAGCCGCAGCCTACTTTGTCCATCCCGCTGTTTTGGGTTCGGGCAAAGTGCTGATGAACCAGTTGTTGTTTACAAGCGACAAAGCCGCCGGCTGGGACACAGCCTTGTTGAGAGTTGCCGGCCCAATTATTTGCTTCAACACCGGCGCGGCAGGCGGTGTGTTTGCGCCTTCGCTGGCGGCCGGCGCTTCGATTGGCGGTTGGCTTTCTTCTTTGTTTGACGTAACGGGCTCCAACGCAAACTTGCTTATTCTTTGCGGCATGGTGGGCTTTTTAACTGGCGTTACTCGCACGCCCTTTACATCGGCCATTTTGGTATTGGAAATGACCGACCGGCACAGCGTGATTTTTCACTTGATGGTGGCAGCGCTTGTCTCCAACGTTGCCGCGTTGTTAATAGACAAACATTCGCTTTACGAGCGGTTGAAAAAAGGTTATGTGGAAGATGCGCTGAAAGAGGAAACAGAACCTGTAGCAAATTGA
- a CDS encoding alpha/beta hydrolase family protein, whose product MKNIIALLLFSFPALASFAQKEKLAKVVAGFPVNYEEDSVGTYVLPDPLTLNNGQRVTNAKTWMEKRRPEIVKLFEEEQFGKAPQRPSDMHFDVFDKGTETFNGKAIRKQVRVYFTKDTTHKMDLLIYLPKQTKPSPLLLIINFSANNSVVDDASVRQGFIWTKEGKKIPAPKTSFGKINVDTFVTQGIGVATVYYGDIEPDFKEGFKYGIRGAYLKPAQSYPADDEWGAISAWSWGLSRAMDYFETDKDIDAKRIALHGVSRLGKTVLWTGAKDPRFKLVIASCSGEGGAALSRRNYGESINHMTDTSRYFYQFAPNRHNYASDPNKSPVDAHMLVALMAPRPLLLQTGDTDYWSDPKGEFLAAVAAEPVYNLFGKKGPGTTVMPQPGDQSLLNTLGYYMHAGGHGTVPSDWAVYMTFLKKYL is encoded by the coding sequence ATGAAAAATATTATTGCACTCCTTCTGTTTTCTTTCCCGGCTCTTGCCTCTTTTGCACAAAAAGAAAAGCTGGCAAAAGTTGTTGCGGGCTTCCCGGTGAATTACGAAGAAGACAGCGTGGGCACTTACGTTCTTCCCGATCCATTGACGTTGAACAATGGACAAAGAGTGACCAATGCAAAAACATGGATGGAGAAGCGCAGGCCGGAAATCGTAAAGCTGTTTGAAGAAGAACAATTTGGCAAAGCGCCGCAGCGGCCTTCCGACATGCACTTTGATGTGTTTGACAAAGGCACCGAAACCTTTAACGGCAAAGCCATTCGCAAACAAGTGCGTGTGTATTTTACAAAAGACACGACGCACAAGATGGATTTGCTCATCTACCTTCCAAAACAAACAAAGCCTTCACCACTTTTGCTCATCATAAATTTTTCTGCCAACAACAGCGTGGTTGACGATGCCAGTGTAAGGCAAGGATTCATCTGGACGAAAGAAGGCAAGAAGATTCCCGCGCCGAAAACATCCTTCGGAAAGATTAACGTTGATACGTTTGTCACGCAAGGCATCGGCGTTGCCACGGTTTACTACGGCGACATTGAGCCCGACTTTAAAGAAGGTTTCAAATACGGCATTCGCGGCGCTTATTTAAAACCCGCACAAAGCTATCCTGCTGACGACGAATGGGGTGCCATCTCCGCCTGGTCGTGGGGCTTGAGCCGTGCGATGGATTATTTTGAAACGGATAAAGACATTGATGCAAAACGCATTGCTTTGCACGGCGTTTCAAGGTTGGGCAAAACCGTTTTGTGGACGGGTGCAAAGGACCCGCGGTTCAAACTGGTGATTGCCAGTTGTTCGGGCGAAGGCGGTGCGGCCTTGAGCCGTCGCAACTACGGCGAAAGCATTAACCACATGACCGATACGTCGCGTTACTTTTACCAGTTTGCACCCAATCGCCACAACTATGCAAGTGATCCGAATAAATCGCCGGTAGATGCGCACATGCTTGTTGCGTTGATGGCTCCGCGACCATTATTGCTACAGACAGGTGATACCGATTATTGGTCCGATCCGAAAGGTGAATTTTTAGCGGCAGTCGCCGCGGAACCTGTTTATAATTTGTTCGGCAAAAAAGGCCCCGGTACAACGGTAATGCCGCAACCCGGCGATCAATCACTCTTGAACACATTGGGCTATTACATGCATGCTGGTGGTCACGGCACTGTTCCATCCGACTGGGCTGTGTACATGACGTTTCTGAAAAAGTATTTGTAA
- a CDS encoding gamma-glutamylcyclotransferase family protein, with the protein MNQCLFSYGTLQKTQTQIALFGRILQGWPDVLNGYKTTTVEIKDEAFLAKGEQTMQQTAVATNNENDSIEGTAFELTEEELLNADKYEPEGYERIKIKLASGKEAWLYVAIKET; encoded by the coding sequence TTGAACCAGTGCCTTTTCTCATACGGCACGCTTCAAAAAACACAAACACAAATTGCTTTGTTCGGAAGAATTTTGCAAGGATGGCCTGATGTGTTGAACGGTTACAAAACAACAACCGTTGAAATAAAAGACGAAGCCTTTCTTGCCAAAGGCGAACAAACGATGCAGCAAACGGCTGTAGCTACAAACAACGAAAACGACAGCATTGAAGGCACTGCATTTGAACTCACAGAAGAAGAACTGTTGAATGCAGACAAATACGAACCCGAAGGTTATGAGAGAATCAAAATCAAACTTGCATCGGGTAAGGAAGCATGGCTTTATGTGGCAATAAAAGAGACCTAA
- a CDS encoding ABC transporter ATP-binding protein, with product MESTMPATNSATSSASTETVLQVENLRVTYGSFTAVHDVSFSVLGGEIFGLLGPNGAGKTSSLSAIEGLLKPAAGNIAVGGYNLKEKPLHAKANMGIQLQSTSFQSELTVTEIIRLYAAVYGLSLSDSEIEALLQNIKLETASSKRFGQLSGGQQQRVSLAIATMHKPKLVLLDEPTTGLDPQSRRQLWERMESLRNAGHAILLTTHSMEEAEAVCDRIAIIDHGRIIEIDSPQAIVDRHRNDAEVIRASRKGKITLEDVFIGLTGTAIRS from the coding sequence ATGGAATCAACTATGCCGGCAACCAACAGCGCCACTTCTTCAGCGAGTACAGAAACCGTTTTGCAAGTCGAAAACCTGCGTGTGACCTACGGTTCTTTTACGGCCGTTCACGACGTTTCATTCTCCGTGCTGGGCGGCGAAATTTTTGGCTTACTCGGCCCGAACGGCGCCGGCAAAACCAGCAGCTTAAGTGCCATTGAAGGACTGCTAAAACCAGCGGCGGGCAACATTGCCGTGGGCGGCTACAACCTAAAAGAAAAGCCGCTTCATGCCAAGGCAAACATGGGCATTCAGTTGCAGTCAACTTCTTTTCAATCCGAACTGACCGTAACCGAAATCATTCGGCTATATGCCGCCGTTTACGGCCTCTCGCTTTCCGATAGCGAGATTGAAGCCTTGCTTCAAAACATAAAGCTTGAAACAGCGAGTAGTAAACGTTTCGGCCAGTTGTCGGGCGGACAACAACAAAGGGTTTCGCTTGCCATTGCCACCATGCACAAACCCAAATTGGTTTTGCTGGACGAACCGACAACCGGCCTTGATCCGCAATCGCGGCGGCAGTTGTGGGAGCGCATGGAAAGTTTGCGCAACGCCGGTCACGCCATCTTGCTCACCACGCATTCAATGGAAGAAGCCGAAGCCGTTTGCGACCGCATTGCCATCATTGACCACGGCCGCATCATTGAAATAGACTCACCGCAAGCGATTGTTGACCGACATCGAAATGATGCGGAAGTGATTCGTGCTTCGCGTAAAGGAAAGATTACACTCGAAGACGTTTTTATTGGTTTAACCGGAACGGCCATCCGTTCTTAA
- a CDS encoding glycoside hydrolase family 28 protein, with amino-acid sequence MHDKNSRRRFLKLGGQALLLSPLASSLISCGTTKVSTGSTPATNHKPQAPNLLLNVRDFGTTGDGKTKDTLSIQQAIDRCWVLGGGDVLFPAGDYFTGAIALHSNVTLRLEKGASIIGSPDFADYPVAQVRWEGKWIKGHTALIYAFDAVNIGIIGEGKIIGNNALGGRPNEKYPLRHPALIEPIGCNGIHFEGFSTSYHLMWSIHPTYCENITIKNLTIRSTGGNGDGIDLDSCKHILIDGCDIETGDDCISLKSGRGMEGYTLLRTTEDVHITNCTFADTIFACIGIGSETSGGIRNVLIENCKFTKAQTHAIYIKSRPGRGAFIEDITCRNLDVSGTTQGFLRFNILGSGIQDPEPVPGDEGIPTIKNFRFSDIRVNDVPVLVDGSAVHPTKPLNGLVLENISGTCKNGITLANVKNAKLRNINVSGYSGPLLSTYNVSGSGLEGAVAIEPPKLPEPIVAPAQPYKLH; translated from the coding sequence ATGCACGACAAAAACTCTCGCCGCCGCTTTTTAAAACTTGGTGGACAAGCCTTGCTTCTAAGCCCTCTCGCTTCTTCGCTTATAAGTTGCGGCACAACAAAAGTTTCCACCGGTAGTACGCCAGCCACAAACCACAAACCCCAAGCGCCAAACCTTTTACTCAACGTTCGCGACTTTGGCACAACAGGAGACGGCAAAACAAAAGACACGCTTTCCATTCAACAAGCCATTGACCGTTGTTGGGTGCTTGGCGGCGGAGACGTTTTGTTTCCGGCAGGAGATTATTTCACCGGTGCAATTGCATTGCATTCAAACGTTACGCTTCGACTGGAGAAAGGCGCAAGCATCATCGGTTCACCCGATTTTGCCGATTACCCCGTGGCGCAAGTGCGTTGGGAAGGCAAGTGGATCAAAGGACACACGGCTTTGATTTATGCATTTGATGCGGTCAATATCGGCATCATTGGCGAAGGAAAAATCATCGGCAACAATGCCTTGGGCGGACGGCCAAACGAAAAATATCCCTTGCGTCATCCGGCACTGATTGAACCCATTGGTTGCAACGGCATTCACTTCGAAGGTTTCTCCACGAGCTATCATCTCATGTGGTCCATTCATCCAACCTATTGCGAGAACATTACGATAAAGAATCTAACCATTCGCAGCACCGGCGGTAACGGCGACGGCATTGATCTTGATTCGTGCAAGCACATACTCATTGACGGCTGCGACATTGAAACCGGCGATGATTGCATCTCGCTTAAATCGGGAAGAGGCATGGAAGGCTACACATTGCTGCGCACCACCGAAGACGTACACATCACCAACTGCACGTTTGCCGACACCATCTTTGCTTGCATCGGCATCGGCAGCGAAACATCGGGCGGTATTCGCAACGTACTCATTGAGAACTGCAAATTCACCAAAGCGCAAACACACGCCATCTACATCAAAAGCCGTCCGGGCCGCGGTGCTTTTATTGAAGACATTACCTGTCGCAATCTTGATGTGTCGGGAACAACGCAAGGTTTTCTCCGTTTTAATATTTTGGGTAGCGGTATTCAGGACCCCGAGCCTGTGCCCGGCGATGAAGGCATTCCCACGATAAAGAATTTCCGCTTCTCGGACATTCGCGTGAACGATGTGCCGGTGCTGGTTGATGGCAGTGCGGTTCATCCAACAAAACCATTGAACGGATTGGTGTTGGAGAACATCAGCGGTACGTGCAAAAATGGAATCACGCTGGCCAACGTGAAGAACGCAAAGCTTCGCAACATAAATGTTTCGGGTTACAGCGGCCCGCTTCTTTCAACCTACAACGTAAGCGGAAGTGGCCTGGAAGGTGCTGTTGCAATTGAGCCACCGAAACTTCCTGAGCCGATTGTTGCGCCGGCGCAGCCGTACAAGTTGCATTGA
- a CDS encoding TlpA family protein disulfide reductase yields MKKLTSLLLAFCLTLASFAQQAFEVMTKKPTPGSTIVIEYMPRNTVLQGKKDFEATAYLLEGGLPRAVEVPLKQEGGIFRGSVKTADSTRAVFFAFAKDEIRDNNNDEGYYTALYDKKGEEVPGAHAALASAFGNFGGIWGLKRNQQKGAELNKKEFANTASQKKFATEYASYLSQSKDAADQDALRKLLTERLKNEKISEADLTQTRFFYQNALKDKAMADSVAALLKSRYPAAAQQTELVAQWNKAKTLPEREEVYQKFAAVSSPANELAKNRLEFFDQVIAGMYADSGNYEAAKKYLARIENKQARANALNSIAWKLSGEGINKQPKDAKAGLDFSKQSLALVDEEKKAMKNKPAYLTAKQYQRNLDNTHNMYADTYATLLYHKGDYEQAYAVEKAAVEGFKRKDASMNEAFTALTEKTKGAKAAQAELEKFMEEGKYTPAMKEQLQRLYIANGGTQAQWTSYISNLEEAAYNKFKAELAKQMINVPAPQFALKDLDGKEVSLASLKGKIVVVDFWATWCGPCRASFPGMQTAVNKYKNNPDVAFLFIDTWENDSNRVQKVTDFVAQNKYSFHVLYDDAKSKEGNDFVVVENFKVEGIPTKFVIDRNNNIRFKAVGFDGTADELATELTAMIDMVNAEGGDVKKGF; encoded by the coding sequence ATGAAAAAACTAACCTCGCTCCTCCTTGCTTTCTGTTTAACTCTCGCCAGCTTTGCCCAGCAAGCTTTTGAAGTGATGACGAAAAAACCCACGCCGGGTTCTACCATCGTTATTGAATACATGCCGCGCAACACGGTGCTGCAAGGCAAAAAAGATTTTGAGGCCACGGCTTATTTGCTCGAAGGCGGCTTGCCGCGGGCAGTTGAGGTTCCGTTGAAACAGGAAGGCGGCATCTTTCGCGGAAGCGTAAAAACGGCTGATAGCACAAGAGCCGTGTTCTTTGCCTTTGCCAAAGATGAAATTCGCGACAACAACAACGACGAAGGGTATTACACAGCGCTGTACGATAAAAAAGGCGAAGAAGTTCCCGGCGCTCATGCGGCCCTTGCGTCGGCTTTCGGCAACTTCGGCGGCATCTGGGGTTTAAAGCGCAACCAGCAAAAAGGTGCTGAGTTGAATAAAAAAGAATTTGCCAACACTGCATCGCAAAAAAAGTTTGCAACGGAATATGCAAGCTATTTGAGTCAATCAAAAGATGCGGCCGATCAGGATGCTTTACGGAAACTACTGACGGAGAGATTAAAGAACGAGAAGATTTCAGAAGCAGACCTGACACAAACGCGATTCTTTTATCAGAATGCATTAAAGGACAAGGCCATGGCCGACAGCGTGGCTGCGTTGCTGAAAAGCCGCTACCCTGCCGCCGCACAACAAACCGAATTGGTAGCCCAATGGAACAAAGCAAAAACGCTTCCGGAAAGAGAAGAAGTCTATCAAAAATTTGCTGCCGTAAGTAGCCCCGCCAACGAGTTGGCGAAGAACCGCCTGGAGTTTTTTGACCAGGTGATAGCGGGGATGTATGCCGATTCTGGCAATTACGAGGCAGCCAAAAAATACCTGGCACGCATTGAAAACAAACAGGCCCGCGCCAATGCGCTGAACAGCATTGCCTGGAAGCTTTCCGGCGAAGGAATCAACAAACAACCGAAAGACGCAAAAGCAGGGTTGGATTTCTCTAAACAGTCGTTGGCGTTGGTGGATGAAGAAAAGAAAGCAATGAAAAACAAACCGGCTTATCTCACTGCAAAGCAATACCAGCGCAACCTTGATAACACGCACAATATGTACGCCGACACGTACGCTACCTTGCTTTATCACAAAGGCGATTACGAACAGGCGTACGCCGTTGAAAAAGCCGCAGTGGAAGGCTTTAAGCGCAAAGACGCAAGCATGAACGAAGCCTTCACGGCGCTGACGGAGAAAACAAAAGGCGCCAAAGCCGCGCAAGCCGAACTGGAAAAATTTATGGAAGAAGGCAAGTACACGCCGGCCATGAAAGAACAATTGCAACGGTTGTACATTGCAAACGGCGGCACGCAAGCGCAATGGACTTCGTATATAAGCAACCTTGAGGAAGCCGCTTACAACAAGTTCAAAGCCGAACTGGCCAAACAAATGATCAACGTGCCTGCGCCACAATTTGCGTTGAAAGATTTAGACGGAAAAGAAGTCTCGCTGGCATCATTGAAAGGCAAAATTGTGGTGGTTGATTTTTGGGCTACGTGGTGCGGACCGTGCCGTGCCTCTTTCCCGGGCATGCAAACGGCGGTAAACAAATACAAGAACAATCCCGACGTTGCTTTTCTTTTCATTGATACCTGGGAAAACGACAGCAACCGCGTGCAAAAAGTGACCGACTTTGTTGCGCAAAACAAATATTCTTTTCATGTGTTGTACGACGATGCAAAATCAAAAGAGGGAAACGATTTTGTAGTGGTAGAAAACTTTAAGGTCGAAGGCATACCCACAAAATTTGTAATTGACCGGAACAACAACATTCGCTTTAAAGCCGTTGGTTTTGACGGCACCGCCGACGAACTTGCAACCGAACTGACGGCAATGATTGACATGGTAAATGCTGAAGGCGGCGACGTGAAGAAAGGCTTTTAA
- a CDS encoding NADP-dependent oxidoreductase, which produces MKAIILTEAGSPDNLKLQQVDTPQPKEDEVLIKIKTISINPVDVKTRKGGGLLEGLQKNPLVILGWDVAGDVVAVGASVTKFKESDKVFGMINFPGKGKTYAEYATAPEAHLAHIPDGINYEEAAAATLAALTAWQVLVHQAEIRAGQRVLIHAAAGGVGHFAVQIAKHFDAFVIGTASAANSDFLKSLGVDQTVDYTREDFSQTLKDIDIVLDPIGGATTIKSLRVLKPGGTLVSIVGGVKEEAQSIAGDSNFTAKNYLVHSSGRDMEQLAILLKEGKLKPFISSRYTLEQMPEAHRKIETGKTRGKIVVNVG; this is translated from the coding sequence ATGAAAGCAATTATCCTCACCGAAGCCGGTTCACCCGATAACCTTAAACTTCAGCAAGTAGATACACCGCAACCGAAAGAAGACGAAGTGTTGATAAAAATAAAAACCATCAGCATCAATCCCGTTGATGTCAAAACCCGCAAAGGCGGTGGCTTGTTGGAAGGACTGCAAAAGAACCCGTTAGTGATATTAGGCTGGGACGTTGCCGGTGATGTCGTGGCCGTTGGCGCAAGCGTTACCAAATTCAAAGAAAGCGACAAGGTCTTTGGCATGATAAACTTTCCGGGCAAAGGAAAAACTTATGCCGAATACGCAACCGCTCCCGAAGCGCATTTGGCGCACATTCCCGACGGCATTAATTACGAAGAAGCGGCTGCTGCAACACTGGCCGCACTTACAGCCTGGCAAGTGTTGGTGCACCAGGCCGAAATACGAGCCGGGCAACGAGTGCTGATTCATGCAGCGGCGGGCGGGGTGGGGCACTTTGCCGTGCAAATCGCCAAGCATTTCGATGCTTTCGTCATCGGCACTGCATCAGCGGCCAATAGCGATTTTCTTAAAAGTCTTGGCGTTGACCAAACGGTTGATTACACCCGCGAAGATTTTTCGCAAACGCTAAAAGACATTGACATTGTACTGGACCCAATCGGCGGTGCAACCACCATCAAATCTTTGCGGGTACTAAAGCCAGGCGGAACACTCGTGTCCATTGTGGGCGGCGTAAAGGAAGAAGCGCAGTCCATTGCAGGAGACAGCAACTTCACAGCAAAAAATTACCTCGTGCATTCCAGCGGCAGGGACATGGAGCAACTGGCGATCTTGTTAAAAGAAGGAAAGTTAAAGCCCTTTATTTCGAGCCGCTACACGCTTGAACAAATGCCCGAAGCGCACCGCAAAATTGAAACTGGAAAAACGAGGGGAAAGATCGTGGTTAACGTTGGTTAA
- a CDS encoding four-helix bundle copper-binding protein → MTAGYHQYQSCIESCLRCAAICNHCASSCTQEEDVKMMARCIQLDMECAALCYASAQLMSLGSEKAKEICRLCADVCQACGEECGKHKTEHCRECAQACKQCAEECRKMAA, encoded by the coding sequence ATGACAGCCGGATATCATCAGTACCAATCGTGCATCGAATCTTGTTTGCGGTGCGCAGCCATTTGCAATCATTGTGCTTCGTCGTGCACGCAGGAAGAAGACGTAAAGATGATGGCGCGGTGCATACAGTTGGACATGGAATGCGCGGCACTGTGTTACGCATCGGCGCAATTAATGAGTTTGGGAAGTGAAAAGGCAAAAGAGATTTGCCGGCTATGTGCTGATGTTTGCCAGGCTTGCGGCGAAGAATGCGGCAAACACAAAACCGAACACTGCCGGGAGTGTGCGCAGGCATGCAAGCAATGCGCGGAAGAATGCAGGAAGATGGCTGCCTGA
- a CDS encoding glycoside hydrolase family 16 protein, with protein MKNVCLFAFAFLTLPVCRVYAGESNLATDTMHYQLVWADEFKGNRVDTTAWLFETGNSGWGNNEQEFYQASNATVKNGNLIITARKEAVGTASYTSARMKTQGKKKFLYGRIEARIKIPVGQGLWPAFWMLGENIATVGWPKSGEIDIMEHINTDSLLYGTAHWDGGKGHVQSGDTILFSPSVYHVYDVEWTPENIIWHIDGKEYHRLNIANSAHNTAAFHQPFFILLNFAVGGNWPGHKIDESKLPASMYVDYVRVYQLK; from the coding sequence ATGAAAAACGTTTGCCTGTTCGCCTTCGCATTTCTTACGCTTCCGGTTTGCCGCGTTTACGCCGGTGAAAGCAATTTGGCAACCGACACGATGCACTACCAATTGGTTTGGGCCGATGAATTTAAAGGCAATAGGGTTGATACCACTGCCTGGTTGTTTGAAACCGGCAACAGCGGCTGGGGCAACAACGAACAGGAATTTTACCAGGCGTCGAACGCAACGGTTAAAAACGGAAACTTAATCATCACGGCAAGAAAAGAAGCGGTGGGTACAGCGTCTTACACATCGGCACGAATGAAAACGCAGGGCAAGAAAAAATTTTTATACGGCCGCATCGAAGCAAGAATAAAAATTCCCGTTGGTCAGGGTTTATGGCCTGCCTTCTGGATGCTGGGTGAAAATATAGCGACCGTGGGCTGGCCGAAGAGCGGCGAGATTGACATCATGGAGCACATCAACACCGACAGTCTTTTGTACGGCACGGCGCATTGGGACGGAGGGAAGGGCCACGTTCAATCGGGCGACACGATTTTATTTTCACCGTCGGTTTATCATGTGTACGATGTAGAATGGACGCCTGAAAACATCATCTGGCACATTGACGGAAAAGAATATCATCGCTTAAACATTGCAAACAGTGCCCACAACACCGCGGCCTTTCATCAACCGTTTTTCATCCTGCTCAATTTTGCCGTTGGCGGCAATTGGCCGGGCCATAAAATAGACGAGAGCAAATTACCAGCAAGCATGTACGTGGATTATGTTCGTGTCTATCAGTTGAAGTGA
- a CDS encoding ABC transporter permease, whose translation MSAVLPKTSAAMAALLRADFTTQWRNRRSVVLVLLVPVIILMSWKGLVSKLGPAFVLSTGITIGLTAIGLMGYSNALARDRDKGIFQRLRVAPIPTSYIMMSRLAVQMAMIILLTTLVFIVGYQRLHIELPAQSYVLGFLTAFAGGALYLGLGQMIAGLVKNSETVNSTTRLVYFVFIMVGMFGDLGMLGEQIKKIVHWSPWGTVKTIVSAGLQPGGWSNEATVALLVTAAYAFVFSFLGIKWFRWNVK comes from the coding sequence ATGTCTGCTGTATTGCCCAAAACATCCGCTGCCATGGCAGCCTTGCTTCGCGCCGATTTTACCACGCAATGGCGCAACCGCCGTTCGGTCGTTCTTGTGTTGCTGGTGCCCGTTATTATCTTAATGTCATGGAAAGGTTTGGTCAGCAAACTCGGTCCGGCCTTTGTGCTTTCCACCGGCATTACCATTGGCTTAACGGCCATTGGTTTAATGGGCTATTCCAATGCCCTGGCAAGGGATAGAGACAAAGGAATTTTTCAGCGCCTGCGGGTAGCGCCCATTCCTACTTCGTACATCATGATGAGCCGTCTTGCGGTGCAAATGGCGATGATTATTTTATTGACAACGCTGGTGTTTATCGTGGGTTATCAACGCCTGCACATTGAATTGCCGGCACAGAGTTACGTGCTTGGCTTTTTAACCGCTTTTGCCGGTGGCGCTTTGTACCTGGGATTGGGGCAAATGATTGCGGGACTGGTGAAGAATTCCGAGACGGTAAACTCCACTACCCGCCTTGTGTATTTTGTTTTCATCATGGTGGGCATGTTTGGTGATCTGGGGATGCTGGGCGAGCAGATAAAAAAGATTGTGCATTGGTCGCCGTGGGGCACGGTAAAAACCATTGTTTCGGCGGGACTGCAACCCGGTGGTTGGAGCAACGAAGCCACCGTGGCTTTGCTCGTAACGGCCGCTTATGCTTTTGTATTTTCTTTCCTCGGCATTAAGTGGTTCCGGTGGAATGTGAAGTGA